From the Desulfovibrio sp. JY genome, one window contains:
- a CDS encoding multidrug efflux RND transporter permease subunit, whose product MVNFFIERPVFSAVLSIVITLVGAICILTLPIAQYPQIVPPTVQVTATYDGASAQVVEESVATPIEQEVNGAQDMLYMNSVSSNDGRMVLNVTFDIGRDLDLATVDVQNRVALANSRLPSEVVRRGISVKKQSPDMLLVINLNSPDGSRDTLFLNNYAKINITDALARVPGVGNVAVFGERDYGMRVWLDPDKLARLGLTASDVANAIRQQNVQAPAGQIGMPPAPPGQEFQLTVQVKGRLTDPEEFADIIVRSGKGAQLVRVRDVGRVELGSQSYTAFTRLNGKPTCTIQIFQLPGANALEVVKQIRAIMAEQATYFPPGVAYTIPYDTTKFVTASIHEVIKTLFEAVVLVLLVVYVFLQNGRATLIPMLTVPVSLVGTFAFMQVFGFSINTLTLFGLVLAIGIVVDDAIVVVEAVQHKIDHEGLPAREATRAAMAEVAGPVIAISLVLISVFVPVAFMGGVTGRLYQQFALTLAVSVALSAICALTLSPALCALILRPAGTPKGPLGAFFRGFNRVFTATTNGYATGVRAAIRLFLVTLVTLGALVGGTYWLLTTVPTGFVPDEDQGYFIVNAQLPEGASLERNEAVVKRLEEHIAADPAVADVLSLGGYNLLTATYSSYASALFVILKPWDERATPQLSLDATMGRAKDFFTGIQQAVVMGLNPSPIPGLGTTGGFQFELQDRTGGKVEELARVAYTFMDAARRQPAVANVFSDFSVDVPQLFYNLDRDKVQTLGIPPSDVFEALQTYLGGLYVNDFNKFGRTYRVMLQAEPRFRTSPRDIERFYVRSADGEMVPLSTLGQTRSIRGPEYIRRFNLFRTVEISGATPPSFSSGQSLAAMATLARTDLPQGFGYDWTGIAFQEVRSGSQSIYIFALALVMVFLVLAAQYESWAVPFAVILAVPLAVFGAMGAQMLRGLDNNVYAQIGLVMLIGLAAKNAILIVEFAKMRREAGDTAEEAAVSASRLRFRPILMTSFAFILGVVPMMVASGAGAASRHALGTAVFGGMVAATILGVYFVPALYCFIQRAVERLRR is encoded by the coding sequence ATGGTCAATTTCTTCATTGAAAGGCCTGTGTTTTCGGCCGTTTTGTCCATCGTCATCACCCTGGTCGGGGCGATCTGCATCCTGACCCTGCCCATCGCCCAGTACCCCCAGATCGTGCCGCCCACGGTCCAGGTGACGGCCACCTACGACGGCGCCAGCGCCCAGGTGGTGGAAGAATCCGTGGCCACCCCCATCGAGCAGGAGGTCAACGGCGCCCAGGACATGCTCTACATGAATTCCGTCAGCTCCAACGACGGGCGCATGGTCCTAAACGTCACCTTCGATATCGGCCGCGACCTCGACCTGGCCACGGTCGACGTGCAAAACCGCGTGGCCCTGGCCAACTCCCGCCTGCCCTCCGAAGTCGTCCGGCGCGGCATTTCGGTCAAGAAGCAGTCCCCGGACATGCTGCTCGTGATCAACCTGAATTCCCCGGACGGCAGCCGCGACACGCTTTTTCTCAACAACTACGCCAAGATAAACATCACCGATGCCCTGGCCCGGGTGCCCGGGGTGGGCAATGTGGCCGTTTTCGGCGAGCGCGACTACGGCATGCGGGTGTGGCTCGATCCGGACAAGCTGGCGCGCCTGGGGCTTACCGCCTCGGACGTGGCGAACGCCATCCGCCAGCAAAACGTCCAGGCCCCGGCCGGCCAGATCGGCATGCCCCCGGCCCCGCCGGGCCAGGAGTTCCAGCTCACGGTCCAGGTCAAGGGCCGGCTGACCGATCCCGAGGAATTCGCCGACATCATCGTGCGTTCGGGCAAGGGCGCGCAGCTCGTGCGGGTGCGCGACGTGGGCCGGGTGGAACTCGGCAGCCAGAGCTACACCGCCTTCACCCGCTTAAACGGCAAGCCCACCTGCACCATCCAGATTTTCCAGCTGCCCGGGGCCAACGCCCTGGAAGTGGTCAAGCAGATCCGGGCCATCATGGCCGAGCAGGCGACCTATTTTCCCCCGGGCGTCGCCTACACCATCCCCTACGACACCACCAAGTTCGTTACCGCCTCCATCCACGAGGTCATAAAGACCCTGTTCGAGGCCGTGGTCCTGGTGCTACTCGTGGTCTACGTCTTCCTGCAAAACGGCCGGGCCACGCTCATCCCCATGCTCACCGTGCCGGTGTCCCTGGTCGGGACCTTCGCCTTCATGCAGGTCTTCGGCTTTTCCATCAACACGCTGACGCTGTTCGGGCTGGTGCTGGCCATAGGCATTGTCGTGGACGACGCCATCGTGGTGGTGGAGGCGGTGCAGCACAAGATCGATCACGAAGGGCTGCCCGCCCGGGAAGCCACCAGGGCGGCCATGGCCGAGGTGGCCGGGCCGGTTATCGCCATCTCCCTGGTGCTGATCTCGGTCTTCGTGCCCGTGGCCTTCATGGGCGGGGTGACGGGCCGGCTGTACCAGCAGTTCGCCTTGACCCTGGCCGTGTCCGTGGCCCTCTCGGCCATTTGCGCCCTGACGCTCTCGCCGGCGCTTTGCGCCCTGATCCTGCGCCCGGCCGGCACGCCCAAGGGGCCGCTCGGAGCCTTTTTCCGCGGCTTCAACCGTGTTTTTACCGCCACCACCAACGGCTATGCGACCGGGGTGCGCGCGGCCATCCGCCTGTTTCTCGTGACGCTTGTGACCCTCGGGGCGCTGGTCGGCGGCACCTACTGGCTGCTGACCACGGTGCCCACGGGCTTCGTTCCCGACGAGGACCAGGGCTATTTCATCGTCAACGCCCAGTTGCCCGAGGGCGCGTCCCTGGAGCGCAACGAAGCGGTGGTCAAGCGCCTGGAAGAGCATATCGCCGCCGACCCGGCCGTGGCCGACGTCCTGTCCCTTGGCGGCTACAACCTGCTGACCGCCACCTACAGCTCCTATGCCAGCGCCCTATTCGTCATCCTGAAGCCCTGGGACGAGCGCGCCACGCCGCAGCTTTCCCTGGACGCGACCATGGGCCGGGCCAAGGACTTTTTCACCGGCATCCAGCAGGCGGTGGTCATGGGCCTGAACCCTTCGCCCATCCCCGGGCTCGGCACCACCGGCGGTTTTCAGTTCGAGTTGCAGGACCGCACCGGCGGCAAGGTGGAGGAACTGGCCAGGGTGGCCTATACCTTTATGGATGCCGCCCGGCGGCAACCGGCCGTGGCCAACGTCTTTTCCGACTTCAGCGTGGATGTGCCCCAGCTTTTCTACAACCTCGACCGCGACAAGGTGCAAACCCTTGGCATTCCGCCAAGCGACGTGTTCGAGGCGCTCCAGACCTATCTCGGCGGCCTCTACGTCAACGACTTCAACAAGTTCGGCCGCACCTACCGGGTCATGCTCCAGGCCGAGCCGCGTTTTCGCACCAGTCCGCGCGACATCGAGCGCTTTTACGTGCGCAGCGCCGACGGGGAGATGGTGCCGCTCAGCACCCTGGGGCAGACCAGATCCATTCGCGGGCCGGAATACATCCGCCGTTTCAACCTGTTTCGGACCGTGGAGATTTCCGGCGCGACCCCGCCCAGCTTCTCCTCGGGCCAGTCCCTGGCCGCCATGGCGACCCTCGCCCGCACCGACCTGCCCCAGGGCTTCGGCTACGACTGGACCGGCATCGCCTTCCAGGAGGTCCGCTCCGGCAGCCAGTCCATCTACATCTTCGCCCTGGCCCTGGTCATGGTGTTCCTGGTCCTGGCCGCCCAGTACGAATCCTGGGCCGTGCCGTTCGCGGTCATCCTGGCCGTGCCGCTGGCGGTGTTCGGGGCCATGGGCGCGCAGATGCTGCGGGGGCTCGACAACAACGTCTACGCCCAGATCGGGCTGGTCATGCTCATCGGCTTGGCCGCCAAAAACGCCATCCTGATCGTGGAATTCGCCAAGATGCGCCGGGAGGCCGGGGATACGGCCGAAGAGGCCGCCGTTTCGGCTTCCAGGCTCCGTTTCCGGCCGATCCTCATGACCTCCTTCGCCTTCATCCTCGGCGTGGTGCCGATGATGGTGGCCAGCGGGGCGGGCGCGGCCAGCCGCCATGCGCTTGGCACGGCGGTTTTCGGCGGCATGGTCGCGGCCACCATCCTTGGCGTCTATTTCGTGCCGGCGCTGTATTGCTTCATCCAGCGCGCCGTGGAGCGGCTGCGGCGGTAG